The Amycolatopsis sp. 195334CR genome window below encodes:
- a CDS encoding GNAT family N-acetyltransferase gives MLIRRAAEADAAAIRVVHDAAFAKPGAPGAETVEAKLVGELQADGDLVPALSLVAERDGRVAGHVCCSHARIGSTPGPVGLGPLGVLPELQSTGVGSALMHAVIAAADALDLPAVVLLGSPGYYARFGFVLAAELGITPSTPDWAARLQVRPLANFPADLTGTFHHAPAFDRF, from the coding sequence ATGCTGATCCGCCGGGCGGCCGAGGCCGACGCCGCCGCCATCCGGGTGGTGCACGACGCCGCGTTCGCCAAGCCGGGTGCACCCGGTGCGGAAACCGTGGAGGCGAAGCTGGTCGGCGAACTCCAGGCGGACGGCGACCTGGTCCCGGCGCTGTCGCTGGTCGCGGAGCGGGACGGCCGGGTCGCCGGGCACGTCTGCTGCAGCCACGCGCGGATCGGCAGCACCCCCGGCCCGGTCGGCCTCGGGCCGCTGGGCGTGCTGCCGGAGCTCCAGTCCACGGGTGTCGGCTCGGCGTTGATGCACGCGGTGATCGCCGCCGCGGACGCACTGGACCTGCCCGCCGTGGTGCTGCTCGGCTCCCCCGGCTACTACGCCCGGTTCGGCTTCGTGCTCGCCGCGGAACTCGGCATCACACCGTCCACTCCGGACTGGGCAGCGCGGCTCCAGGTGCGCCCGCTGGCGAACTTCCCGGCCGATCTCACCGGCACGTTCCACCACGCACCGGCGTTCGACCGGTTCTAG
- a CDS encoding ABC transporter substrate-binding protein, with product MGALLAVVALLTTACGNPFEGGAEGGPTGEIIIGASDVGESLLLAQIYAGALRNAGAENVTVRPPVGSREVVVKALQDRSLSVVPDYSGNLLRYFDKNTEATTPADVYGELRQKLPAGFEVLDQAPAEDKDLLVVRKQLADSGVRTFSDLGPRCGELVFGGPGQWSDRWKEKIKALYGCEFKEIRTTDTGGPVTVAALRSGEIQVADLFSTSSTIAANGFVPLEDDKSMFPAQNIVPLVAKGTLNDREVKALNDVSAVLTTDKLTRLNVEFSEEKQNPLDIAEKFLRDNGLSS from the coding sequence CTGGGAGCTCTGCTGGCGGTGGTCGCGCTGCTCACCACCGCCTGCGGCAATCCGTTCGAAGGCGGCGCCGAGGGCGGGCCGACCGGCGAGATCATCATCGGCGCCTCGGACGTGGGCGAAAGCCTGCTGTTGGCGCAGATCTACGCGGGCGCGCTGCGCAACGCCGGGGCGGAGAACGTCACCGTGCGGCCGCCGGTGGGCAGCCGCGAGGTGGTGGTCAAGGCACTGCAGGACCGCTCGCTGTCGGTGGTGCCCGACTACTCCGGCAACCTGTTGCGGTACTTCGACAAGAACACCGAGGCGACCACCCCGGCGGACGTCTACGGCGAGCTGCGGCAGAAGCTGCCCGCCGGGTTCGAGGTGCTCGACCAGGCGCCCGCCGAGGACAAGGACCTCCTGGTGGTGCGCAAGCAACTGGCGGACTCCGGGGTGCGCACCTTCTCCGATCTCGGGCCGCGCTGCGGCGAGCTGGTCTTCGGCGGGCCCGGGCAGTGGAGCGACCGCTGGAAGGAGAAGATCAAGGCGCTCTACGGCTGCGAGTTCAAGGAGATCCGGACCACCGACACCGGCGGGCCGGTGACCGTGGCCGCGCTGCGCTCCGGCGAGATCCAGGTGGCGGACCTGTTCAGCACCTCGTCGACCATCGCCGCCAACGGTTTTGTGCCGCTGGAGGACGACAAGTCGATGTTCCCGGCGCAGAACATCGTGCCGCTGGTGGCCAAGGGCACGCTCAACGACCGCGAGGTCAAGGCGCTCAACGACGTTTCCGCGGTGCTGACCACCGACAAGCTGACCCGGTTGAACGTGGAGTTCAGCGAGGAGAAGCAGAACCCGCTCGACATCGCCGAGAAGTTCCTCCGCGACAACGGGTTGAGTTCCTAG
- a CDS encoding S8 family peptidase has product MSKRRPVAALGLAAGVAVLTVLGGTTATAAQEGTVVDANSADAVPGSYIVVLKDGVSAQSVEGTAKNVLSRHGGTLDRLFNASVRGYSANMSETQAKRAAADPAVAYVEQNKVVRATADQLNPPSWGLDRIDQRNLPLDQKYSYSTDAANVTAYIIDTGILTTHNDFGGRATHGYDFVDNDNNATDCQGHGTHVAGTVGGTAHGVAKAAKLVAVRVLNCSGSGTTAGVIAGVDWVTTNAAKPAVANMSLGGGASTTLDNAVRNSVASGVTYGLAAGNDSGANACNTSPARTKEAITVGSTTNTDARSSFSNIGDCLDIFAPGSGITSAWIGSNTATNTISGTSMATPHVVGGAALYLAANPTATPAQVSAALVANGTKDKVTNPGTGSPNVLLYTGTGAPDPEPTPCATTANAGDVAIPDAPAAAVSSSITIAECARNASATTKVDVQIKHSYRGDLVIDLLAPDGTAYRLKNANNDSGDDVNASYTVNASAEAANGVWKLRVQDIYRADTGYIDSWTLTV; this is encoded by the coding sequence ATGAGCAAGCGCAGACCAGTGGCCGCGCTCGGCCTGGCGGCCGGTGTCGCCGTGCTGACCGTGCTCGGCGGTACCACCGCCACCGCGGCACAGGAAGGCACGGTCGTCGACGCGAACAGCGCCGACGCGGTACCTGGCAGCTACATCGTGGTGCTCAAGGACGGTGTGTCGGCGCAGTCGGTGGAGGGCACGGCGAAGAACGTGCTCTCCCGGCACGGCGGCACGCTGGACCGGCTGTTCAACGCGAGCGTGCGCGGCTACTCCGCGAACATGAGCGAGACGCAGGCGAAGCGGGCGGCCGCCGACCCGGCGGTGGCCTACGTGGAGCAGAACAAGGTGGTGCGGGCGACCGCGGACCAGCTCAACCCGCCGTCGTGGGGCCTCGACCGGATCGACCAGCGCAACCTGCCGCTGGACCAGAAGTACAGCTACAGTACCGACGCGGCCAACGTCACCGCGTACATCATCGACACCGGCATCCTCACCACGCACAACGACTTCGGCGGCCGGGCCACGCACGGCTACGACTTCGTCGACAACGACAACAACGCCACCGACTGCCAGGGCCACGGCACGCACGTCGCGGGTACCGTCGGCGGCACCGCGCACGGCGTGGCCAAGGCGGCCAAGCTGGTCGCCGTCCGCGTGCTGAACTGCAGCGGTTCCGGCACCACCGCGGGCGTCATCGCCGGCGTAGACTGGGTGACCACCAACGCGGCCAAGCCCGCGGTGGCCAACATGAGCCTCGGCGGCGGCGCTTCGACCACTTTGGACAACGCCGTCCGCAACTCGGTCGCCTCCGGCGTGACCTACGGCCTCGCCGCGGGCAACGACTCCGGCGCCAACGCCTGCAACACCTCGCCGGCGCGCACCAAGGAAGCCATCACCGTCGGCTCGACCACCAACACCGACGCGCGCTCCAGCTTCTCGAACATCGGTGACTGCCTGGACATCTTCGCGCCCGGCAGCGGCATCACCTCGGCGTGGATCGGCAGCAACACCGCCACCAACACGATCAGCGGCACCTCGATGGCCACCCCGCACGTGGTCGGCGGCGCGGCGCTGTACCTGGCGGCGAACCCGACGGCCACCCCGGCGCAGGTCTCCGCCGCGCTGGTCGCCAACGGCACCAAGGACAAGGTGACCAACCCGGGCACCGGCTCGCCGAACGTGCTGCTCTACACCGGGACCGGCGCGCCGGACCCCGAGCCGACGCCGTGCGCCACCACCGCGAACGCCGGTGACGTGGCCATCCCGGACGCCCCGGCGGCCGCGGTGAGCAGCTCCATCACCATCGCCGAATGCGCGCGCAACGCCAGCGCCACCACCAAGGTCGACGTGCAGATCAAGCACTCGTACCGGGGTGACCTGGTGATCGACCTGCTCGCGCCGGACGGCACCGCGTACCGCCTGAAGAACGCGAACAACGACTCGGGCGACGACGTGAACGCCAGCTACACCGTCAACGCCTCGGCCGAAGCCGCCAACGGCGTGTGGAAGCTGCGGGTGCAGGACATCTACCGCGCGGACACCGGGTACATCGACAGCTGGACCCTGACCGTCTGA
- a CDS encoding multifunctional oxoglutarate decarboxylase/oxoglutarate dehydrogenase thiamine pyrophosphate-binding subunit/dihydrolipoyllysine-residue succinyltransferase subunit has product MSSSSPASQFGPNEWLVEEMYDQFLADPSSVDAAWHDFFADFKPTQDAQAKADNARASAKAEASASANGQGTPPSSQSRQNADSAARQSSAKVSEPAKAPAKPAPAKAAAPAKAPEKKAPAAKTETKTTEAESKPLRGAAAAIAKNMDASLSVPTATSVRAVPAKLMADNRIVINNHLKRTRGGKISFTHLIGYAMVRALRDFPNMNRHYQLIDGKPFAVTPEHVNFGLAIDMKGKEGARTLVVASIKATENMTFLQFWQAYEEIVKKARNNKLTADDFAGTTISLTNPGGIGTNHSVPRLQAGQGCIIGVGAMQYPASFEGTSEKTLVDLAVSKIMTLTSTYDHRIIQGAESGEFLKRIHELLLGSDGFYDDVFTSLRLPYEPIRWVADIPEGAVDKTARVIELIDAYRMRGHLMADTDPLNYRQRRHEDLDVLTHGLTLWDLDREFPVGGFAGQERMKFRDILGVLRNSYCRTVGIEYTHILDPDERRWIQDRVEVPHEKPDPAVQKYVLSKLNAAEAFETFLQTKYVGQKRFSLEGGETAIPLLDTVLDKAAEYELDEVVIGMPHRGRLNVLANIVGKPISQIFQEFEGNLDPGQAHGSGDVKYHLGAEGKYFRMFGDGETKVSLTANPSHLETVDPVLEGIVRAKQDILDKGGEGFTVLPVLLHGDAAFAGQGVVAETLNLALLRGYRTGGTVHLIINNQVGFTTAPEHSRSSQYATDVAKMIGAPVFHVNGDDPEAAHWVAKLAVDYRQAFNKDVVIDLICYRRRGHNEGDDPSMTQPAMYDIIDTKRSVRKTYTESLIGRGDISVEEAEAALRDFSSQLEHVFNEVRELEKHPVKASPSVEEEQQVPAKVPTAISREVVEHIGDAFVNVPEGFTPHPRVKPVMERRHKMSREGGIDWAFGELLAFGSLAIEGKLVRLSGQDSRRGTFTQRHSVFIDRKTGEEYSPLQHLADEQGRVMIYDSALSEYAAVGFEYGYSVANSDALVMWEAQFGDFVNGAQTVIDEYISSGEAKWGQLSDVVLLLPHGHEGQGPDHTSGRIERFLQLCAEGSMTVSVPSTPANYFHLLRRHALDGVNRPLVVFTPKRLLRDKAVKSSIEEFTEQSKFLSVIDDGNIDPGKVRKVLLTSGKMYWELLAEREKQGITDVALVRVEQYYPLPKKKLLAAVERYTAASSIMWVQEEPENQGAWPFFGLNLPRKFPEIFGGLEVAARRPMAAPSAGSSKVHEVEQKAIIAKAFS; this is encoded by the coding sequence GTGTCCAGCAGCAGCCCTGCGTCACAGTTCGGCCCCAACGAGTGGCTGGTCGAAGAGATGTACGACCAGTTCCTGGCCGACCCCTCATCGGTAGATGCCGCTTGGCATGACTTCTTCGCCGACTTCAAGCCCACCCAGGACGCCCAGGCCAAGGCCGACAACGCCCGCGCGAGCGCCAAGGCGGAAGCCTCGGCCAGCGCGAACGGCCAGGGCACCCCGCCGTCGTCCCAGTCGCGGCAGAACGCGGACTCCGCCGCCCGCCAGTCCTCGGCGAAGGTGAGCGAGCCCGCGAAGGCACCGGCCAAGCCGGCGCCGGCCAAGGCCGCCGCGCCGGCGAAGGCGCCGGAGAAGAAGGCCCCCGCGGCGAAGACCGAGACCAAGACCACCGAAGCCGAGAGCAAGCCGCTGCGTGGCGCGGCCGCCGCGATCGCCAAGAACATGGACGCCTCGCTGTCCGTGCCGACCGCGACCAGCGTGCGCGCGGTGCCCGCCAAGCTCATGGCGGACAACCGCATCGTGATCAACAACCACCTGAAGCGGACCAGGGGCGGGAAGATCTCCTTCACCCACCTCATCGGCTACGCGATGGTGCGCGCGCTGCGCGACTTCCCGAACATGAACCGGCACTACCAGCTGATCGACGGCAAGCCGTTCGCGGTGACCCCGGAGCACGTGAACTTCGGGCTGGCCATCGACATGAAGGGCAAGGAAGGCGCCCGCACCCTGGTGGTGGCCTCGATCAAGGCCACCGAGAACATGACCTTCCTGCAGTTCTGGCAGGCCTACGAGGAGATCGTCAAGAAGGCCCGCAACAACAAGCTCACCGCGGACGACTTCGCCGGCACCACCATTTCGCTGACCAACCCGGGCGGCATCGGCACCAACCACTCGGTGCCGCGGCTGCAGGCCGGGCAGGGCTGCATCATCGGCGTCGGCGCCATGCAGTACCCCGCCTCGTTCGAGGGCACCAGCGAGAAGACCCTGGTCGACCTGGCCGTCAGCAAGATCATGACGCTGACCTCCACCTACGACCACCGGATCATCCAGGGCGCCGAGTCCGGCGAGTTCCTCAAGCGCATCCACGAGCTGCTGCTCGGCTCGGACGGCTTCTACGACGACGTCTTCACCAGCCTGCGGCTGCCCTACGAGCCGATCCGCTGGGTCGCCGACATCCCCGAGGGCGCGGTCGACAAGACCGCCAGGGTGATCGAGCTGATCGACGCCTACCGCATGCGCGGCCACCTGATGGCCGACACCGACCCGCTGAACTACCGCCAGCGGCGCCACGAGGACCTCGACGTGCTCACCCACGGGCTCACCCTGTGGGACCTGGACCGCGAGTTCCCGGTCGGCGGCTTCGCCGGCCAGGAGCGGATGAAGTTCCGCGACATCCTCGGCGTGCTGCGCAACTCGTACTGCCGCACGGTCGGCATCGAGTACACCCACATCCTCGACCCCGACGAGCGCCGGTGGATCCAGGACCGGGTGGAGGTCCCGCACGAGAAGCCGGACCCCGCGGTGCAGAAGTACGTGCTGTCCAAGCTGAACGCGGCCGAGGCCTTCGAGACCTTCCTGCAGACCAAGTACGTCGGGCAGAAGCGGTTCTCCCTCGAAGGCGGCGAGACCGCTATCCCGCTGCTGGACACCGTGCTGGACAAGGCCGCCGAGTACGAGCTGGACGAGGTCGTCATCGGCATGCCGCACCGCGGCAGGCTGAACGTGCTGGCCAACATCGTCGGCAAGCCGATCTCGCAGATCTTCCAGGAGTTCGAGGGCAACCTCGACCCCGGCCAGGCGCACGGCTCCGGTGACGTGAAGTACCACCTCGGTGCCGAGGGCAAGTACTTCCGCATGTTCGGCGACGGGGAGACCAAGGTCTCGCTCACCGCGAACCCGTCCCACCTGGAGACGGTCGACCCGGTGCTCGAGGGCATCGTCCGCGCCAAGCAGGACATCCTCGACAAGGGTGGCGAGGGCTTCACCGTGCTGCCGGTGCTGCTGCACGGCGACGCCGCCTTCGCCGGTCAGGGCGTGGTCGCCGAGACGCTGAACCTGGCGCTGCTGCGCGGGTACCGCACCGGCGGCACCGTGCACCTGATCATCAACAACCAGGTCGGCTTCACCACCGCGCCGGAGCACTCGCGCTCCTCGCAGTACGCCACCGACGTGGCGAAGATGATCGGCGCGCCGGTCTTCCACGTCAACGGCGACGACCCGGAGGCCGCGCACTGGGTGGCCAAGCTGGCGGTGGACTACCGCCAGGCGTTCAACAAGGACGTGGTGATCGACCTCATCTGCTACCGCCGCCGCGGGCACAACGAGGGCGACGACCCGTCGATGACGCAGCCGGCGATGTACGACATCATCGATACCAAGCGCAGCGTGCGGAAGACCTACACCGAGTCGCTGATCGGCCGCGGGGACATCTCCGTGGAAGAGGCCGAGGCCGCGCTGCGGGACTTCTCCAGCCAGCTGGAGCACGTCTTCAACGAGGTCCGCGAGCTGGAGAAGCACCCGGTCAAGGCGAGCCCCTCGGTCGAGGAGGAGCAGCAGGTGCCCGCCAAGGTGCCGACCGCCATCTCGCGGGAGGTCGTCGAGCACATCGGTGACGCGTTCGTCAACGTGCCGGAGGGCTTCACCCCGCACCCGCGCGTCAAGCCGGTGATGGAGCGCCGCCACAAGATGTCCCGCGAAGGCGGCATCGACTGGGCCTTCGGCGAGCTGCTGGCCTTCGGCTCGCTGGCGATCGAGGGCAAGCTGGTGCGGCTGTCCGGGCAGGACTCCCGCCGCGGCACCTTCACCCAGCGGCACTCGGTGTTCATCGACCGCAAGACCGGCGAGGAGTACTCGCCGCTGCAGCACCTGGCCGACGAGCAGGGCCGCGTGATGATCTACGACTCGGCGCTGTCCGAGTACGCGGCGGTCGGCTTCGAGTACGGCTACTCGGTGGCCAACTCCGACGCGCTGGTGATGTGGGAAGCCCAGTTCGGCGACTTCGTCAACGGCGCGCAGACGGTGATCGACGAGTACATCTCCTCCGGTGAGGCCAAGTGGGGCCAGCTCTCCGACGTGGTGCTGCTGCTGCCGCACGGCCACGAGGGCCAGGGCCCGGACCACACCTCGGGCCGCATCGAGCGCTTCCTGCAGCTGTGCGCGGAGGGCTCGATGACCGTCTCGGTGCCGTCGACCCCGGCGAACTACTTCCACCTGCTGCGCCGCCACGCCCTCGACGGGGTCAACCGGCCGCTGGTGGTCTTCACCCCCAAGCGCCTGCTGCGCGACAAGGCGGTGAAGTCGTCCATCGAGGAGTTCACCGAGCAGTCGAAGTTCCTGTCCGTGATCGACGACGGCAACATCGACCCTGGCAAGGTCCGGAAGGTGCTGCTGACCTCGGGCAAGATGTACTGGGAGCTGCTCGCCGAGCGCGAGAAGCAGGGCATCACCGACGTCGCGCTGGTCCGCGTCGAGCAGTACTACCCGCTGCCGAAGAAGAAGCTGCTGGCCGCGGTGGAGCGGTACACGGCGGCCTCGTCGATCATGTGGGTCCAGGAGGAGCCGGAGAACCAGGGTGCCTGGCCGTTCTTCGGGCTGAACCTGCCGCGGAAGTTCCCGGAGATCTTCGGTGGCCTGGAGGTCGCGGCGCGGCGTCCGATGGCGGCGCCGTCGGCGGGTTCGTCCAAGGTGCACGAGGTGGAGCAGAAGGCGATCATCGCCAAGGCCTTCAGCTGA
- a CDS encoding type VII secretion target, with protein MPQGYEVLNDELTVHAGKVDGFSERMQTAVDAANTVTMDDSAYGVICQPFAMLLQPFEEMGVNALKTAVESLSETATKVRDSAAAYTEREGTTGKALKNAEAG; from the coding sequence ATGCCACAGGGCTACGAGGTACTCAACGACGAACTGACCGTGCACGCCGGCAAGGTCGACGGCTTCTCCGAGCGGATGCAGACCGCGGTCGACGCGGCGAACACGGTGACCATGGACGACAGCGCGTACGGGGTGATCTGCCAGCCGTTCGCGATGTTGCTGCAGCCGTTCGAGGAGATGGGCGTCAACGCGCTGAAGACGGCGGTGGAGTCGCTGTCGGAGACCGCCACCAAGGTGCGGGACTCGGCGGCCGCCTACACCGAACGCGAGGGGACCACCGGGAAGGCGCTGAAGAACGCCGAAGCCGGCTGA
- a CDS encoding ABC transporter permease yields the protein MNEIFSWFGDPANWQGVDGVPNRLAEHVGYVLLALVIALVIAVPLGLFVGHTGRGAVVLVAGSNSIRALPTLGLVTFLFLLFTVEGPATTIALVVLAIPPILAGTYAGLQATDHGVVDAAQGVGMTGWQRLWKVEVPISLPLVLGGVRNAVLQLVATAAVAAYVGLGGLGRFLLDGLAVFDYGKVVAGAVLTALLAIVLDLVFAGLQRAVVPKGVRLAALAAGKQAKAAGGAE from the coding sequence ATGAACGAGATCTTCAGCTGGTTCGGCGATCCGGCCAACTGGCAGGGCGTGGACGGGGTGCCGAACCGGCTCGCCGAGCACGTCGGGTACGTGTTGCTGGCGCTGGTGATCGCGCTCGTCATCGCGGTGCCGCTCGGCCTGTTCGTCGGGCACACCGGGCGCGGCGCGGTGGTGCTGGTGGCCGGCAGCAACTCGATCCGCGCGCTGCCCACGCTCGGCCTGGTCACCTTCCTCTTCCTGCTGTTCACAGTGGAGGGTCCGGCTACCACCATCGCGTTGGTGGTGCTGGCCATTCCGCCGATCCTCGCCGGGACCTACGCCGGGTTGCAGGCCACCGACCACGGCGTGGTCGACGCCGCGCAGGGCGTCGGCATGACCGGCTGGCAGCGGTTGTGGAAGGTCGAGGTGCCGATCTCGCTGCCGCTGGTGCTCGGCGGCGTGCGCAACGCGGTGCTGCAGCTGGTGGCGACCGCGGCGGTGGCGGCCTACGTCGGGCTCGGCGGCCTCGGCCGGTTCCTGCTCGACGGGCTGGCGGTGTTCGACTACGGCAAGGTGGTGGCGGGCGCGGTGCTGACCGCGTTGCTGGCGATCGTGCTGGACCTGGTGTTCGCGGGCCTGCAACGGGCCGTGGTGCCGAAGGGAGTCCGGCTGGCCGCGTTGGCCGCCGGGAAGCAGGCCAAGGCGGCGGGAGGCGCGGAGTGA
- a CDS encoding YbaB/EbfC family nucleoid-associated protein: MADLADVERMVTDWERNAAETSQKYQAMQAEVERISITESVASGAVSVTVGHNGLPTDVKMTQAVLKMSPDEIAANVLRAMQKAQSKYPERLAEITAETVGDDATTRHLVATAVDNFPAPPEEEEPSTAGQPPQRQLYESDEEPAPAKPVPPKAAPPAPKPTPRRKAGPDDEDGEDFSDQSFLRRD, translated from the coding sequence GTGGCTGACTTGGCCGACGTCGAGCGCATGGTGACCGACTGGGAGCGGAACGCGGCGGAGACGTCGCAGAAGTACCAGGCGATGCAGGCCGAGGTCGAGCGCATCTCGATCACCGAGTCGGTGGCGTCGGGCGCGGTGAGCGTGACCGTCGGGCACAACGGCCTGCCGACCGACGTCAAGATGACCCAGGCCGTGCTGAAGATGAGCCCGGACGAAATCGCCGCCAACGTGCTCCGCGCGATGCAGAAGGCGCAGTCGAAGTACCCGGAGCGGCTCGCCGAGATCACCGCCGAGACGGTGGGTGACGACGCGACCACGCGGCACCTGGTGGCCACCGCGGTGGACAACTTCCCGGCGCCGCCCGAGGAGGAGGAGCCTTCGACGGCCGGTCAGCCGCCGCAGCGGCAGCTGTACGAGTCCGACGAGGAGCCCGCGCCCGCCAAGCCGGTGCCGCCCAAGGCCGCGCCGCCCGCGCCGAAGCCGACGCCGCGCCGCAAGGCCGGTCCCGACGACGAGGACGGCGAGGACTTCAGCGACCAGTCCTTCCTGCGCCGCGACTAG